One Candidatus Binataceae bacterium genomic region harbors:
- a CDS encoding GntR family transcriptional regulator encodes MAMVGPMEHPPANTVKRGESRRPRLVAFRRIKTTRAFEEIADQIRNELSTRRLRAGDRLPPERALAEQFGVSRNTLREALRSLENAGLLRLQKGAAGGAFVRESTGEAIVTGLRDMFHLGAIQPEHLTEARVMIESIVVRTACERAGAEDLAALNANIEAAEQAARDKVSFYEQAAIHLDFHRVLARVTKNPVMVIVMEALIDVMLHFIRDIGQQRNSWVLPSRRRFMKHFAARDGDAAVTEMGQLLERLNRYYLSLWKEKDRAEAANG; translated from the coding sequence ATGGCAATGGTTGGACCAATGGAGCACCCCCCCGCCAACACTGTCAAGCGTGGTGAATCGCGGCGCCCGCGGCTAGTCGCGTTTCGCCGCATCAAAACCACGCGGGCTTTCGAGGAAATCGCCGATCAGATTCGCAACGAGCTATCGACCCGGCGGCTTCGCGCCGGCGACCGCCTGCCTCCCGAACGGGCGCTGGCCGAGCAGTTCGGGGTCTCGCGCAATACTTTGCGCGAAGCGCTGCGCTCGCTGGAGAACGCCGGACTGCTGCGTCTTCAGAAGGGCGCTGCGGGTGGCGCGTTCGTACGCGAGAGTACTGGAGAGGCGATCGTTACTGGGCTGCGCGACATGTTTCACCTGGGCGCGATTCAGCCTGAACATCTGACTGAGGCGCGCGTGATGATCGAGTCGATCGTGGTGCGCACCGCGTGCGAACGCGCGGGTGCTGAAGACTTGGCCGCGCTCAACGCGAATATCGAAGCGGCCGAACAGGCGGCTCGCGACAAGGTCTCCTTTTACGAGCAGGCCGCCATCCATCTCGATTTCCATCGCGTGCTGGCGCGCGTGACCAAAAACCCGGTGATGGTCATCGTGATGGAAGCGCTTATCGACGTGATGCTGCACTTCATCCGCGATATCGGACAGCAGCGCAACTCGTGGGTACTGCCGTCGCGACGCAGATTTATGAAGCATTTCGCGGCCCGCGACGGTGACGCCGCGGTTACCGAGATGGGCCAGCTGCTGGAGCGTCTCAATCGCTACTATCTGTCGCTGTGGAAAGAAAAGGACCGCGCCGAGGCCGCCAATGGGTGA
- a CDS encoding zinc-binding dehydrogenase — MKAILVVPGPEGAVYEYREVPAPAPKAGEVLVRVHATGTNRGELLARSLIRSSNPKLLPSIGGIEFAGEIVALAPSVASWKAGDRVMGRAPGSYAELVAVNQHALMRIPDALTYPEAATIPNVFVTAHDAIVTAAQLHSGESAMITAGSSGVGTAAVQIACYLGAQPLFATTRLVAKGDALRALGATHAVDVSKADWVDEVKAATHGRGVDVIIDNVGGPMLKDNLHALAVRGRLVSVGRNGGNVGECNLDELAFKRASFIGVTFRTRSTDEALACSERFASDLLDAINRGALKPVVDRIFPFDRITDAHTYMLSDAQIGKIVLTVESG; from the coding sequence ATGAAAGCGATATTAGTGGTGCCCGGACCGGAAGGCGCGGTTTACGAATACCGCGAGGTGCCCGCACCTGCTCCCAAAGCCGGTGAAGTTCTGGTCAGAGTCCACGCTACCGGTACCAATCGCGGAGAGCTTCTGGCACGCTCGCTGATTCGTTCCAGCAACCCGAAGTTGCTGCCAAGCATCGGGGGAATCGAGTTCGCAGGCGAAATCGTCGCGCTCGCCCCAAGTGTCGCCTCGTGGAAAGCGGGCGACCGTGTGATGGGCCGCGCGCCGGGTTCGTATGCCGAGTTAGTCGCAGTCAATCAGCACGCGCTGATGCGCATCCCCGACGCACTGACTTATCCCGAGGCGGCAACGATCCCCAACGTCTTCGTTACGGCGCACGATGCGATAGTCACGGCGGCCCAACTGCACTCGGGTGAGTCGGCGATGATTACCGCGGGGTCTTCGGGAGTCGGGACCGCGGCAGTCCAGATAGCATGCTACCTGGGTGCGCAGCCGCTTTTCGCAACGACTCGGTTGGTGGCGAAGGGTGATGCGTTGCGCGCGCTCGGCGCAACCCATGCCGTCGACGTTTCTAAGGCGGACTGGGTTGACGAGGTCAAAGCCGCGACTCACGGTCGCGGCGTGGATGTGATCATCGACAACGTCGGCGGACCGATGCTCAAGGACAATCTGCATGCGCTTGCGGTTCGCGGCCGGCTGGTGAGCGTCGGGCGTAACGGGGGCAATGTCGGCGAATGCAACCTCGATGAACTCGCGTTCAAGCGGGCAAGTTTCATCGGGGTTACCTTTCGCACCCGGTCGACAGATGAAGCCCTCGCATGCAGCGAACGATTCGCAAGCGATCTGCTCGATGCGATCAACCGCGGTGCGTTGAAACCAGTCGTTGACAGGATCTTTCCATTCGACCGGATCACCGATGCACACACTTACATGCTGAGCGATGCGCAAATCGGAAAGATCGTTTTGACTGTCGAATCCGGATGA
- a CDS encoding ATP-binding protein, producing MDYDPYFKVREAAAALELAHAFTRDLSGKILTWTAGAQKVYQWTSSEAVGRTSHDLLKTKFPKPLSEINTEFLRAGSWEGELVHRRKDGAEIVVASHWAAIDRDGGSSPALLEINNDITETRRLNRELEFALNTALAASRAKDEFLAMLSHELRNPLTPVTLALSTLAKRGEANSRELQIIQRQVGHLTRLIDDLLDVERLARGKIELRPDYVELSTLIATAAEAVQPLIESKRHHLDVQIPESGLLIFGDAGRLRQVFANLLNNAARYTPPGGHISVRAERAGSEVVVELRDDGEGIDPNSLPNIFDMFFQRSRPADRAEGGLGLGLTLVKRLVELHSGQVTAASAGAGQGSQFTVKLPLSRSAGPSGLRESSRIASAHRLKILVVEDYPDIAETISELLRLHGHQVEAVSDGLAALELLTVFSADVAFIDIGLPVMDGYELAKRISERMPEHIPTMIALSGYGQPSDLEKSRSAGFHHHLVKPIDMGGVLKALASLPP from the coding sequence ATGGACTACGACCCTTACTTCAAAGTCCGCGAGGCGGCAGCTGCATTGGAGTTAGCACATGCGTTCACTCGTGATTTGTCGGGAAAGATTCTGACGTGGACTGCGGGCGCTCAGAAGGTCTACCAATGGACGTCAAGCGAAGCAGTGGGCAGAACCAGCCACGATCTGCTCAAAACCAAGTTCCCGAAGCCCTTATCTGAAATCAATACAGAGTTCTTACGAGCCGGTTCTTGGGAAGGCGAATTGGTGCATCGTCGCAAAGATGGCGCAGAGATTGTGGTCGCGAGTCACTGGGCGGCGATAGATAGGGACGGTGGCTCCTCGCCGGCGCTGCTTGAAATCAACAACGACATTACGGAAACCCGGCGTCTCAATAGAGAACTGGAATTCGCCTTGAACACCGCGCTCGCCGCGTCCCGTGCAAAGGACGAGTTTCTGGCGATGCTGAGCCACGAGCTGCGAAACCCGCTAACCCCGGTGACACTCGCCCTCAGCACCCTCGCCAAGCGGGGCGAAGCGAACAGCCGGGAACTCCAGATCATCCAGCGGCAGGTGGGGCATCTGACCCGGCTGATAGATGATCTGCTCGACGTGGAGAGGCTCGCTCGCGGCAAAATCGAATTGCGCCCCGACTACGTTGAGTTGAGCACTCTGATCGCAACCGCCGCTGAGGCTGTCCAGCCCCTGATAGAAAGCAAACGGCATCACCTGGATGTGCAGATACCGGAATCAGGGCTGCTCATTTTTGGAGACGCAGGACGCCTTCGACAGGTATTCGCGAACCTGCTCAACAACGCGGCGCGCTATACACCGCCAGGCGGCCACATCAGCGTTCGCGCGGAGCGAGCGGGTTCCGAGGTGGTAGTCGAATTGCGTGACGATGGCGAGGGTATCGACCCGAACTCGTTGCCAAACATTTTCGACATGTTCTTCCAGAGGTCCCGCCCTGCAGATCGCGCCGAAGGCGGTCTCGGCTTGGGACTCACGCTGGTCAAGCGCCTGGTAGAGCTGCACAGTGGTCAGGTTACAGCAGCAAGTGCAGGGGCAGGACAAGGAAGTCAATTCACCGTAAAGTTGCCTCTGTCGAGGAGCGCAGGCCCCAGCGGATTGCGCGAATCTTCGAGAATCGCATCAGCGCATCGTCTAAAAATTCTGGTTGTAGAAGATTATCCTGATATTGCGGAAACGATCTCTGAACTTCTTCGCCTGCACGGTCACCAGGTCGAGGCGGTCTCGGATGGTTTGGCCGCGCTTGAATTGCTGACTGTGTTTTCAGCAGATGTCGCGTTTATCGACATTGGCCTGCCAGTCATGGACGGTTACGAGCTGGCCAAGCGGATCTCCGAGAGGATGCCGGAGCACATTCCAACCATGATCGCACTTAGCGGTTACGGGCAGCCGTCTGATCTGGAAAAGAGCCGCAGCGCGGGTTTTCACCACCACTTGGTCAAACCGATAGACATGGGAGGCGTCCTCAAGGCGCTGGCATCGCTGCCGCCTTGA